In Mytilus trossulus isolate FHL-02 chromosome 6, PNRI_Mtr1.1.1.hap1, whole genome shotgun sequence, a single window of DNA contains:
- the LOC134720572 gene encoding sodium/hydrogen exchanger 2-like, translating to MATKYCFQKHIIHALFLILLSWAQVGSAEAHEESHNETERYQIFSFDFERVELPYVICLWILIVALAKIAFHLNHKLPTIIPESCLLIVLGLIIGAILHYGKITSASSYVIDADIFFIYLLPPIIFDAGYFMPVRAFFDNIGTILLLAVVNTLISAGLIGISLYGVAYLGWVGRPMGILNCFIFSSLISAVDPVAVLSVFEEIHVNQMLYIIVFGESLLNDGVTVVLYHMMEGFIEIGEQNIIPVDVATGVGSFFIIAIGGSLIGIFFGFFGGFITKYTEHVKVIEPLFVFIIGYLMYLTSEMCHWSGILALSFGGIVLRHYLEANVSRKTKTSIKYFMKMLSNISETIIFMFLGLSTLGEDLDWNWSFICFSLLFCLVFRVLGVMVLSCILNYRRLVKLKPIDQFIMAFGGLRGGIAFCLALSLKEDLIPERKLFITTTIVIVFFTVFVQGIFIKPVVNALKVKKQLEDDPTLNEKIHESLIDHLMAGLEGITQSSGHNYMRIKFRHLNHKYIKPIFVKDVTTATKAEKVLHVFRNITEEHALKRAETYPELNGLTRAETLPEINGGQKIPLLTAASRISGYRPTTGATGTDDIPNGHVVENHSLYNILDKGMLRPRRTFIHNTNDISDSDTATLPKPIKQQQIDPEEFRKREHEKFRTAAEVNDTNENKESESHTAMVTEQQQTIAANQQEVKNKQETVENNEQEETVLSDETATEKQLPWKQEASQVPRPSLLSLVSTEDEPVTSEAPSWVDNLSYSHLKDSGSPYASPEVTIIKAPPVERKVPIFEIFPNLNYEKEEKKPEVTIPPPWGQFSDNTDEMPISSPSIQSGDKSCNYLISNHTSAPPSHHVIIPSIPILNGSISQNSSDHNDHKPLKSLPGSASAPDLPKHWQPLEPLSRDRIHSETLLQELDSESEANNRIHSWLTGATADEYDNEEFDGIIINPYVPDLDIDNDNDADVSDIDDNNDNDDNNDL from the exons caTTCCATTTGAATCACAAGTTACCGACAATCATTCCAGAGAGTTGTCTCCTCATAGTACTCGGTCTCATCATCGGAGCAATTCTACACTATGGTAAAATCACAAGTGCCAGTAGTTATGTCATCGATGCAGACATCTTCTTTATTTACCTTCTTCCACCAATTATATTTGACGCTGGATATTTTATGCCAGTCAGAGCCTTCTTCGACAACATTGGAACAATATTATTACTAGCAGTAGTTAACACATTAATTAGTGCTGGTCTGATCGGTATATCTTTATATGGTGTTGCCTATTTAGGATGGGTCGGTCGTCCGATGGGAATCCTGAACTGTTTTATATTTAGTAGCTTAATATCTGCTGTTGATCCAGTGGCAGTCCTGTCTGTGTTTGAAGAAATCCATGTCAATCAGATGCTTTACATTATAGTATTTGGCGAGTCGCTGCTCAATGATGGAGTAACAGTG GTGCTGTATCATATGATGGAAGGATTTATAGAAATCGGAGAACAAAATATAATTCCCGTTGACGTAGCTACAGGTGTTGGATCCTTCTTTATCATTGCCATCGGTGGATCACTCATTGGAATCTTCTTTGGTTTCTTTGGTGGATTTATAACCAAGTATACAGAGCATGTTAAAGTGATAGAACCATTGTTCGTCTTCATCATTGGATATCTCATGTATCTGACCTCAGAAATGTGTCATTGGTCAGGTATTTTGGC GCTTTCATTCGGAGGGATTGTTTTACGTCACTATTTGGAGGCTAATGTTTCAAGAAAAACTAAAACCAGTATAAAATACTTCATGAAGATGTTATCCAACATCAgtgaaacaattatttttatgtttcttgGTCTTTCTACGTTGGGTGAAGATTTGGATTGGAATTGGTCCTTCATCTGTTTTTCCTTGTTGTTTTGTCTCGTATTCAGGGTATTAG GTGTGATGGTGCTATCGTGTATACTTAATTATAGACGTCTGGTCAAGCTAAAGCCGATTGACCAATTTATTATGGCCTTTGGAGGACTACGAGGAGGTATTGCTTTCTGTCTCGCTCTGTCTCTGAAGGAGGATCTGATTCCGGAGAGAAAGTTGTTCATTACCACGACGATTGTTATCGTATTCTTTACAGTTTTTGTTCAG gGTATATTCATAAAACCAGTAGTGAATGCATTAAAAGTTAAGAAACAGCTTGAGGACGATCCAACACTTAATGAGAAAATTCATGAATCG ttaatagatCATTTAATGGCTGGACTGGAGGGAATCACACAGAGTTCTGGTCATAACTATATGAGAATCAA atttcgTCATTTAAATCATAAGTACATTAAACCAATATTCGTAAAAGATGTCACTACTGCCACCAAAGCTGAGaaagttttacatgtttttcgtAATATCACTGAAGAACATGCACTGAAAAGAGCTGAGACTTATCCAGAACTTAATGGTCTGACAAGAGCTGAAACTTTACCAGAAATAAACGGTGGACAGAAAATACCGCTTTTGACTGCAGC ATCTAGAATCAGTGGTTACAGACCTACTACTGGTGCTACAGGAACTGATGATATACCCAATGGCCATGTGGTAGAGAACCATAGTCTATATAATATCTTAGATAAAGGAATGCTCAGACCTCGTAGAACA tttatacATAATACTAATGACATTTCTGATTCTGACACTGCCACACTTCCTAAACCaatcaaacaacaacaaatagaTCCCGAGGAATTTAGAAAAAGAGAACACGAAAAATTTCGTACTGCTGCTGAAGTGAATGATACAAACGAAAATAAGGAATCCGAAAGTCATACTGCCATGGTTACTGAACAACAACAAACTATAGCAGCAAACCAACAGGAAGTAAAAAACAAACAGGAAACAGTCGAAAACAATGAACAAG aagaAACAGTATTATCTGATGAAACAGCAACAGAAAAAcagttaccatggaaacaggaAGCTTCTCAGGTGCCTAGACCATCTTTACTTTCATTAGTTTCGACAGAAGATGAACCCGTGACCTCTGAAGCTCCCTCATGGGTAGATAACCTATCATACAGTCACTTAAAAGACTCAGGATCACCTTATGCATCTCCGGAGGTTACAATAATTAAAGCACCTCCCGTTGAAAGAAAAGTtcctatttttgaaatatttccaaatttaaattatgaaaaggAAGAAAAGAAACCTGAAGTTACAATTCCCCCACCTTGGGGTCAATTCTCTGACAATACAGATGAAATGCCTATTTCATCGCCATCTATACAAAGTGGAGATAAATCTTGTAACTACCTCATATCTAACCACACTTCTGCTCCGCCTTCTCATCATGTGATTATTCCTTCCATTCCAATACTTAATGGGTCAATATCTCAAAACAGTAGTGACCATAATGACCATAAACCATTGAAATCATTGCCAGGATCGGCGTCTGCTCCAGATCTGCCAAAACACTGGCAGCCATTAGAGCCTTTATCAAGGGACAGAATTCATTCTGAAACATTGTTACAAGAACTAGATAGTGAAAGTGAGGCTAACAATAGAATTCATAGTTGGTTAACTGGTGCTACTGCTGATGAATACGACAACGAAGAATTTGATGGTATTATAATTAACCCCTATGTGCCAGATTTAGACATTGATAATGATAACGATGCTGATGTCAGTGATATTGACgataataatgataatgatgataATAATGATTTATGA
- the LOC134720574 gene encoding uncharacterized protein LOC134720574, whose protein sequence is MAKVAMDSRSFQTLLDRINQQTSYTEKKVEILYSSRGHFTANQASQILLAFKAPSDKVRAIQILEPRLCRMSCQEAREVLNVITVQNDKLIALDCVKRVLTDYQTKLGEEYILSSFPFEDGKIMAIQILKTVGSYVSEKTPAGGHQGYAALGGLYTQARPMCTHLYGPLYQQEQMIPGRGKIEIPPEAQPGVVPSVYTGHPSYAYPLDKSYAADRGYPGNVPLTQPVMQHETYPAGAPPLGFHTGNPFSTGFPGLERA, encoded by the exons cAAACATCATACACAGAGAAGAAGGTTGAGATATTGTACAGTTCTAGAGGACATTTCACAGCAAATCAG GCATCACAGATTTTATTAGCATTCAAAGCACCTTCTGACAAAGTTAGAGCAATACAGATATTAGAACCA CGACTTTGTCGAATGTCATGTCAAGAAGCAAGGGAAGTTCTTAATGTCATAACCGTACAGAATGATAAATTAATAGCATTAGACTGTGTGAAaag AGTGTTAACAGATTACCAAACCAAGCTAGGAGAGGAGTATATTCTGAGTTCATTCCCCTTTGAAGATGGCAAGATTATGGCAATACAAATTCTGAAAACA GTTGGCTCTTACGTAAGTGAGAAGACACCAGCTGGAGGACACCAGGGTTATGCTGCTTTAGGAGGATTATATACACAAGCCAGACCAATGTGTACACATTTATATGGACCTTTATACCAACAGGAACAGATGATTCCA GGTCGAGGTAAAATTGAGATTCCCCCAGAGGCCCAACCAGGAGTCGTGCCATCAGTTTACACTGGCCATCCATCCTATGCTTACCCTCTAGACAAGAGCTATGCTGCCGATCGTGGTTATCCAGGCAATGTCCCACTCACACAGCCTGTCATGCAACACGAAACATACCCTGCAGGTGCCCCTCCTCTGGGGTTCCATACAGGGAATCCATTCTCTACAGGATTCCCAGGGCTAGAAAGGGCATAG